In the Carassius gibelio isolate Cgi1373 ecotype wild population from Czech Republic chromosome B24, carGib1.2-hapl.c, whole genome shotgun sequence genome, one interval contains:
- the LOC128013367 gene encoding noelin-3-like: MILLFGALNPLLFLIVFGLCPSMTIGPKEGWQVYSSAQDADGRCICTVVAPEQNLCSRDAKSRQLRQLLEKVQNMSQSIEVLNLRTQRDFQYVMKMENQMKGLRTKFRQIEEDRKTIMARNFKELKDRMDELQPLIPVLEQYKTDAKLISQFKEEIRNLSAVLTGIQEELGAYDYEQLYQRVLSLDSRLRNCMSKLTCGKLMKIAGPVTIKTSGTRFGAWMTDPLASPRNNRVWYMDTYTNSKVVREYKSIADFISGLESRTYYLPFKWAGTNHVVYNGSLYYNKEQSNIIVKYSFETGRVLAQRALEYAGFHNVYPYTWGGFSDIDLMADELGLWAVYATNQNAGNIVISQLEPQTLEVLQTWNTEYSKRNAGESFMICGTLYITNSHLTGAKVYYSYNTKTSTYEYMDIPFHNQYFHISMLDYNARERALYAWNNGHQVLFNVTLFHVIKTEDDS; the protein is encoded by the exons acgaTTGGTCCCAAGGAAGGATGGCAGGTGTATAGTTCAGCACAGGATGCTGACGGACGCTGTATCTGCACTGTGGTCGCACCGGAACAAAACCTCTGCTCCAGGGATGCCAAGAGCAGACAGCTCCGACAGCTGCTGGAGAAG GTGCAGAATATGTCACAATCAATTGAAGTCCTGAATCTGCGCACGCAGCGTGATTTCCAGTATGTCATGAAAATGGAAAATCAAATGAAAGGGTTACGCACCAAGTTCCGGCAAATTGAAGAGGACAGGAAAACTATAATGGCTAGAAACTTTAAG GAGCTGAAAGATCGCATGGATGAACTCCAGCCATTGATTCCTGTGCTAGAGCAGTACAAAACAGATGCTAAGCTGATCTCTCAGTTCAAAGAGGAAATCAGGAATCTGTCTGCCGTGCTGACGGGCATCCAGGAGGAGCTGGGAGCTTATGACTATGAGCAGCTCTATCAGAGAGTGCTCAGCCTGGACAGTCGGCTAAGAAACTGCATGAGCAAACTCA catGTGGGAAATTAATGAAAATCGCCGGCCCTGTGACTATAAAGACATCTGGAACGCGGTTTGGCGCATGGATGACCGACCCTCTTGCATCTCCAAGAAATAACCGG GTTTGGTATATGGACACTTACACCAACAGCAAGGTGGTTCGAGAGTACAAAAGCATCGCAGACTTCATCTCCGGCCTGGAATCAAGAACCTATTACCTTCCCTTTAAATGGGCTGGAACCAACCATGTTGTCTACAATGGCTCTCTATACTATAACAAGGAGCAGAGCAACATCATTGTCAAATACAGCTTCGAGACCGGACGGGTACTCGCCCAACGTGCTTTGGAGTACGCCGGCTTCCACAACGTCTACCCCTACACCTGGGGAGGCTTCTCGGACATCGACCTGATGGCGGACGAGCTGGGTTTGTGGGCTGTATATGCCACCAACCAGAACGCAGGAAACATTGTGATTTCTCAGTTAGAACCGCAGACGCTAGAAGTTCTCCAGACGTGGAACACGGAATACTCCAAAAGGAACGCAGGTGAGTCCTTCATGATCTGCGGCACGCTCTACATCACCAATTCCCACCTGACCGGAGCCAAGGTGTATTATTCGTACAACACAAAGACCTCGACTTATGAGTACATGGACATCCCGTTCCACAACCAGTACTTTCACATCTCCATGCTCGACTACAATGCTCGAGAACGGGCGCTTTATGCCTGGAACAATGGACATCAGGTCCTTTTCAATGTCACGCTTTTTCATGTCATCAAAACCGAAGATGACTCCTAA